One Spinacia oleracea cultivar Varoflay chromosome 4, BTI_SOV_V1, whole genome shotgun sequence DNA segment encodes these proteins:
- the LOC130471390 gene encoding uncharacterized protein yields MKTLEMCYVGVIEKNLVVRYMFSPRQVVSTQAAILPGWTNGEIMLSTALGNWGKDACLDVTGISPFVGMGEVLDTLSRIKSLSISHSSSGSGSGSGSGSGSGSGSGSGSGSGSGGGGGGSSGGSSGSGSGSSSGTYVVVVVVRSGGSGSGSSSSRRRSSSSSRHRSSSSSSSSSSSNSNSSSRSSSSSNSSSSSNNSSSGSGSSSSSSKLSLN; encoded by the exons ATGAAAACCCTGGAAATGTGTTACGTTGGTGTAATTGAGAAAAATCTCGTTGTTAGGTACATGTTTAGCCCAAGACAG GTAGTCTCTACCCAAGCTGCAATACTTCCAGGATGGACCAATGGGGAGATCATGTTGTCCACTGCCCTAGGGAATTGG GGTAAAGATGCATGTTTGGATGTGACCGGCATCTCTCCTTTTGTTGGTATGGGT GAGGTTTTGGACACGCTTTCACGTATCAAGTCTCTCTCTATTAGTCACTCTAGTAGTGGTAGTGGTAGTGGTAGTGGTAGTGGTAGTGGTAGTGGTAGTGGTAGTGGTAGTGGTAGTGGtagtggtagtggtggtggtggtggtggtagtaGTGGTGGTAGTAGTGGTAGTGGTAGTGGTAGTAGTAGTGGTACGTACGTAGTGGTGGTAGTGGTACGTAGTGGTGGTAGTGGTAGTGGCAGTAGCAGTAGCAGGCGTAGGAGCAGTAGCAGTAGCAGGCATAGGAGCAGTAGCAGTAGCAGTAGCAGTAGCAGTAGCAATAGCAATAGTAGTAGCAGAAGTAGCAGCAGTAGCAATAGCAGTAGCAGCAGCAATAACAGCAGCAGTGGTAGTGGTAGTAGCAGCAGTAGTAGCAAACTCTCTTTAAACTAG